AACAGAAGCAAATCACGTGGGGATATTCTTTCTGCCATTTCATCTCTACACTTCTCTTTATAGCGCCTCACTTGTCCTTCAAGGTCTCTTATCTGTCATAAAGTTAAACCagattattatttaaaaatgaaaacgtaTAGTATGCTATACCTTTCTTCTTGTTCTTCGCACTTTCTGAAATGTGAATGCGTTGTGTTCAGTTAAACAAATTTCCAAGCTTTTAATGCTGGTCAAACTTTTGTCTACCATGAAGATTGAACACACAACTACTGGTCTAATAGCTTAATAAAAGGCCATATTGAGCCAGCTAGGGAGTTTTCGACTGCCTGCCGTCTATCGAGTCGAGTTCAAAAGACTTTTTACGGTGCTAAAATTAATAAGATCACCTACTTTCCGTGTGTCCTCTATACGGTGCAGATTCATCTCACGGATTCGTTCCTCGTACTTCTCACACTTGCTTGTCTTCTCCTCGGCTTGAAGCTTGTAAAACTGACACTCATTGTTGAACCGTTCTCTGTCTTCTCGAAGCGCTGAGATTTCTGTGTCACGTTTTGCGAGACTTGTCAATACGGCTTCGTAATCTCTTTTAACCACTCCACAGTTCTGTATTTCTCTGTTTTGTAAGAAGACCGTTGCTTCTAGTTCCCTTATTCTCTGTTGAAGTCTTTCAACATCAGTAACCTCTGACCTTTCTACCTCTTGATTTACCACAGTCAAACTTTGGAGTTggtgatcttgattttcaaatatactaTCGCCATGGAGATCTAGGAATTGATAACACACTGTTTGTTGGTCACCATGGCTACCATTAACCTGTGTCCCTTCTGTCAGTCTCTGCTTAAGGAAGGTCTGGTCTGTATTTGTCATCAAGGGGTTGAGATCTATAAATATAGGAAATTTACATAGTGCGAATATTTGCTTAGTTATTATTTTTCGCTATTGCGATATTTAACTGATAAGGTCCAATCCTTCAATTCACCAATATAAATTGCTATAAACTCTACAGTCTGACTGGCAAAAAATATCACCCTGCCACCGAGTAATTCACACGACGGTGGTAAACCCAAGTGATCGTAAAATGGCGGCATGCCACTTTGtacaacaacatttaaaaaaaaacacagaaaaaaactgAGATCCTCTGAAATTTAGCCTTTTCTTTACGTGGTGGTAGATAAGGGGAAAAACTGTGATGGAGTTTGTTTGATTGGCTGTTACTGAACAAACTCTTCGAATTATCGAAAATCACGATTGCATTCTGAGACGCGGTATCCAATGTCGACTTGGAACCTGGTCACTTACATATTTACTCTTAAAAATCTACAAAACTACACCTTCGTGAAAGGTGAGTTGAAACTTGATAGTGAATCCAGCATTTTTCTTAGCCTAAAGTGTGCATgtgtatctttttttaaagatacttcttgtttattATCTGTTTTATGGGATGTTTTCCGTTGTTTTCTATAACAATAAGATATTTATCTCCAGTAAAACagataataaaaacatgttgGCCTAATTTGATGACGTGTAATATGGGTATTTCCCCGGTATCGACACATGACTTCCCTTTACTGAATAACTTAATAATAGCTTTTAATGTCAGTCACGATCACATGTTCTACAAGCCGGGTATTTTTGACGATAGGCAGTTCAATTTCAATCAAtatgaaatatgagaaaaaagcTATAAAGCTTGTTCGAAAATTTTCCATTACATTATTGGGTATACACTGAAAAGGTTAGAAAACATAACTTTCGTAATTAGTgtaactatctatctatctaacttCCAtttacagggacgtagacactttcGTGCGTGTCAagttagaaaataaaagaaaatcggaccaaaataaaagggaaaggaaaatttattagtaatttaaaagataaaaacagtgATGAGCAAGGGTATGGTGAAGTgtgttcaatgttgcaaacagcGGCATTGAACTGCTCAAGGGTTGGAAGGAAGAGAATGTCAGGTGGAAGTATCGTAGTGCACTTTTCACGCtcttttttcttttacatgaaattcAGTAACTGCAAGTTAAATGGTTATCATTAATTGATATGAATAAAATTCAATACTACAGTTTAGCCTTTCCACATTAGATTGAAACACATCTAAATCGGTTCAATTTATAAGTCAACAGGTAAGATAATTTGTATATCAAAAGTTAATCACAAAGTAAGATAATTTATAAATCAACATGTAAGATAATAAACAGTATTAAATTCTTTACTTACAGAAGCCTGTCAGAGGTATATTATACAGCGAGTTTCAGTAGTCAAATAGATCCACACTGCGTAAAATGTAAACATCAAATATTAGTTGTCACACTGTGAGATATGCTACGCATACAACTATTACTGTAGGGATTACAAGAACAATGAAATACCTAGCCAACCCTATACATTTTCCTAAATGCTTCGTTATGGGttttaccttctttaaatattaagaatttattgttttaactgaattgttattataataatattgattatagtatttcttttgttttgtaagGATTTGGGGCacttacattaaaatattatggCATTGTTATTCAgcaatcagcatgtgaagttgtgcatcttggGTTTTGTTTGGAATCTCACTTATTAAGACCAGTCCTCAACAGTCAAAGATATGCATTGAGGGCCTAAATTTTTGTTTCGCACGTATCTCAAAAACATAATAGGattgttgttcagcatgtgaagttgaacACCCGGGGGTTGACTCATACCCCCAACCCAAGATAATATGAAAGTTCATTTAGTCTTGCATTATCAATCGTATAATGACAGGAAATGGGGGCACCAGTGACGTATGGACACATATCTATTTACTATCATAATTATCGTTATCAtctagttactataaatatcatcattattattagcagtagcagcagcagttgAGCAGAAGTAGCGtttgcatttttgttatttttattggtTAAAGTACTTTACTACTTACGTATTCACATCATAAATGCACATACATCTCAATAACGTAACATGAGCAACAgtgcaaattattattattattaatttattattattattctcgGATGtatagttcggttttgaggtcagtgatgtttttatacctttaataatagaacggtccgttatttaggtagtgttatttagtacgatagtggttcttacctaaataaggcaaggtAAATAACTCTGATTTCTCTAATCGGCAGACGAGTCTGTAATTTGAACTTATTTTCGATCAGTCATGGTGTGAAGTTGTGTTTATCTGAGCTGTGAGTGaaaagacaaaatatggaatatttaagcagtgtaatataaaaaaaatttatatgatTATCTGAGGATTGTTGTAAAGATTATTTCTAGTGCTAAATTAAgaagaaattaaaagtagaatttgaataattatggaTTTTCTGTAGAACAATAGTATTTTCTGTCGAAACTGAATTCCGCTCACGAATTGCCAGAGGTGTATAACAAGGTAACTGTTTATTATACATTAAGTGATCTTGATGATATACAGTTGATCGGATTATGGCTATTGAACTCTGATCCTTTATAAGCTATTAAATGGATATGACTGATGTCATAGAATTTGAACCGGTAACCCTGAGTGAAAACACAGAAGTTAAGGCACCGTTCATTGCAAGGAAAATGACTTCTCCCGAGAACAGTAACTGTCAGCCAGAGTTAGCCACGCTTAGGCCAGTTCCATTGTATACTAACTTTAATGGACAAACGCAGCTAGCTGAATACATGCCTGAGACAGGCATTGATAATGCATCATTTGTACAGCATGGTTATATTGATAATAGTGCACAAAACACACACGATATAACATTTGAAGATTCTATTATATGCCAAGCAGATGACAGCTTTACAACGGAAAATAGTCAACCCATATCAAATCAGCAGTTCTTCACTCAGTTAGATAATGCGTTGTATAATCTGCCAAAAGATTTATATGTTGACCAGCTcataaaattgaccaatggtgaCGAAGGAAATATTTCTATGTATCGCAACATTCTACTTCAAAGGGCGAAGCAATCCGAATACTGTCCTCAAGGTGTTCTCGTAATTCGCCGCACAACTAAACTCGAAAATTGCTCCAAGAGAAATGCTAGCGACTGTCATGCATTGCAGGAATTCATTAATAACGGTGATCCGAAGGTGATAAGTGCCCTTTTTACAAAGAAATTGCGGAGTATAAAATCTGAGCCGGTTGAAGAAGTACCGACTGAATACCTACCAAAAACATTGCTCATTGAGATTGCACAGATGAAATCGCAAATTGGAGAGCTTATAGTCGACGTGCGCGATTTGAAAAAGCGAAGATTTCAAGATAGACAAATAATCTCATCCCTCGAAAATTTGAATTCAGTTAACCAAGCTAAAATCAGTGAACAAGAGAAAGAAATATGCCAACTGAAAAAGTCCCTTGGAAAAGCAATGACTGCGAAAATGCATAAAGGTGATGAAGAAACAAGCTTTAAAACAAAGTGTCAAAACAATCCCAACATAAACAATGCAAGCAACACAGCTTTGCTGTCAAATGAAACTATTCAAAACATAAATGACAAAGAGCATAAACTGCAACTCTCAAAAAGCACAAGTTCTGTGAAAACTAAATCCCAAACCGACGAAGCTCTAAATGATAGAAACAGTTTgtcccagatgaaaaataaagataatatcAATCCAAGAAATAACTCGGGTACCCTGCCAATATCCAACAAACAACCAGATGCTAAGCAAATCGATGCAATCCAAACAACTCCGAAAAAAAATGAGGGACAAAATCACATTgaaataagaatatcgaacagaAATACCGATTCTCTTTCTCATACAGAAAATGATAATTATCAAAATCTTACAGAGAAAAACCCATGGGATATTTCCCCAAAAGCATGGTGGCTACAAGATGAAAATGACAATGATAACAGTTATAGTCACCAAAATGACCACGAGCCAATATTTGAAAGTGTCGGGAATAACCGACAACCCGATAATAGAAATATGAACAAAGAGTCTAAACAAAATGATTATACAGAAGAGCCTTTCTTCGAAAGCGTAAAATCTCGGCGAACTCAGCGATATTACATAGGTGGTATTGACAGGCGCTCAAATAGCGCAGGATTAGcagatttcttacattttataatattaaacCTGCCGcgtcaaaattgataaaaactaagAAAGGTGCTTTGCGGCAAAAATTTCTGTGTACAAAAATCAGTGTCACATAATGGAAGATAAGACTACTTGGCCGGGAAAAATGTACTGTCGAAAGTGGATTGCCGAAAATCGGTGGAGAGATAGCGACAATCGTCAGTCTAGCAAATACAACTCTAATGATGACTATTAAGTACATTATTTGTGTGTATTTCCTGCTAACTTTACATAAAATGGACAACAGTAATAATTGCAATTTACTTACATGGAATGTTAGAGGTATTATGTCCTCTGCAGGAAGCCTAAGCGTTTTGCTAGACAAATATAGTATAGATATTGCTGTAATCACAGAGCATAAACTAAAAACATGTCATgacgatttcatgaattcactGCATGCTAGTTACCTGTCTTGTATTACATGTACAAATGATGTTAATCAATTGTCCCGGTGTGGTAAGGGAGGCGCTGCTATCCTTTACAAGAAAACACTggcattttcaataaaacatattgAGGGCATTAATCATGACCGTATAACTGGCATTGAAATAGTACAAAAAAATGCGTTATCATTATTCCTTTTTGCTGTGTACATGCCCTCAGCTAATTACGAATATGAAGCGTTCACTGATTGTATTGACGTATTACAAAGTTTATACTTCCGTTTTAATCAGTCGGGTATAGTAGTCATATCTGGCGATTTGAACATTGATTTAACCATGGGATGTAAAAACGAACGACAAAAAGCATTCAGGAGTTTTCTTGATCAAAATAGCGCCATACCTGCAGCAACTTCAGGTTGTACATATACGTTTCGGCCAGCTCAAACAACATTAGACTATGTTATCATAAACAATCATCAACAAGATATGTTATACTTCAACACGATCTTTGATGACGAAATATGTCTTGTTTCTGATCATTTGCCCATTCTGTCTGTGTTTGCGTTTCCTGTTGACGCATATTCCATACCAAAAACCAGAGTGTACAATGGCAAAAATGCACACCAGATAACATATCTGAGTATCAAGTTAAATTGTCCATGTTGCTTAAAATGATCGATGTACATGAACTAGAACAATCTAATTCTTCCTCAGAGGTCATTGATTGCTTGTATGAACATATTGTATCTTCTGTTAAACTTGCTGCATCAGAAATGTTACCTTCATCTAAGTTTAACATCCATTCTAAACCATATTGGACTAAAGAAGTAAAATCTGCCCACTCATTGCAAAGAGAAAAACGTAAACAGTGGATGGCCGCTGGAAGACCGCGAGATGCTTTAAACGGCTTTTTCAGGTCATACAAAAATGCTAAACTCTGTTTTAGAAATGCCCAGAAGAATGCCATATTTGACTGTGAAACAAAATACTATGATGAACTGAATAACGCAGCAGAGTGTGACATGCGCTTATTCTGGCAACTtgtaaatagaaagaaaaatagaaGATCCGGCTTAGTAACAGAAATTTCCTTTGATGGAAATTCATTTAAAGACCCATTTGAAATTGCCAATGCATTTAGACTTCACTTTTCCAAAGTGTTTAGCCCAAAAGAAATGATAGCTTTGATGAATCCCAATATGAAGATATCAATACACGTTTTGCTGACTTCCTAGCAGAAACTGTTAGTTACACATGCGACGACATACTGAATAAACAAGTAGATATTCTAGAATTATCAGAACTTGTAAAGTGTCTGAAAAAGCGAAAAGCACCGGGCTTTGATGGCATTGTACATGAGCATCTTATAAATGGTGGTCCCACACTCTTAGAGTACCTAAAATCTCTGTTTGATCTTATACTTAAACACTCGTATGTCCCCGCTCAGTGTAAACTAGGAGTCATCATCCCTGTGCTCAAAGACGGAAAGCCAAACACAATTACCAGCAGTTACCGACCTATTACCCTGCTACCGGTAATCTACAAATTGTTTGAAAGTTTGGCACATGTCAGGTTAAAAAACTGGGTCAAACGTTGTGGTAAACAATTTCCTAACATTCAACAAAATGGTTACCAAGAACACCTAggatcaataactctgtcatttaacCTCCAAGAGACAATTGCCCATTATATGGAACATTCAAGCAAGGTATTCGCACTATTCTTAGACACAAGTGCTGCCTTTGATACAGTATGGCATAATGGCATGTTTGTTAAGATGTTAGATTTTGGAATTAATAAGCGCTTTGTAAGGACAATACATGCCAGCTATTCAAACATTAAAAGCTGTGTTCTTGTAAATGGTGTTAAGTCTGAGAGTTTCCCAGTCCTGCAAGGGGTACGACAAGGGGGAGTCTTGTCCACTTGGCTCTACCTTTTATATATAGATGAATTACTCAACACTCTACAGCAGAGCCATAATGGATGTATCATAGGTCACCTGAAGTGTGGCAATCCTACACTTGCGGATGACCTTACCTTACTTTGCCCTAACTTAACATCACTAAAGCTATGTACAGATATTGTTAGAAACTATGCATCACTTTGGAGATACCAGTTCAACGACTCAAAGTCTAAGCTAGTTGTATTTGGTGATTCAAGGTCATCCGAATACTCATTAAACTTTGGGACATCCAATATAGAGTCCTGCTGTAATACTAAACATGTTGGTATTGAGCTTCATAAATCGCTCAGCAGTTCCAGTGCTGTGTATACACGGTGCAGAAAAGCCAAGTCATCATTGTTCTCAGTCCTGTCTATAGAATCCCAGCCAGGGGAAGTAAATCCATTAGTACTGGCAAGCCTGGTCGAAAAGGTCTCCATTCCAGTCGCACTGTATGGATGCGAATGTGGCATAATCTAACCCAAAAAGATTCATTATTACTTGAACGCTTTTTGCGACTAGCAGCCAAATCTGTCCAAAAATTACCAACTAGAACACGTACTGATATGGCCCTCTCACTCTTAGGATGGCGTTCCTTCGAATCCCTTGTAGACAGACGGAAGCTATGTTTCCTACAGAAGCTCTGTCAGATGCCAAATGAATGCCTTGCCAAGCAAATTTTTGATCTGCGGCTAAATCTTTTCATGCTGAAAGGAGCTAAAAATCAGTTAGGATTTATCCCAGACATATGCCGAATCTTGGTCAAATATGGTTTATTCAAATATCTGAATGACTATATCCAATTTTCAATATTCCCGAGTAAATGGACCTGGAAATCCATGGTATCGAATAGCATTAATACATACCAGGACATTAACTGGGAAGAAAGAATAGAATCTGACCCCGAGTTCTGTAGATTTAGATCCATTCACACAGTATGCTCCCCCTCCAGAATATACCTATTAGCAGATACGAAACAACTTTTACGTTACGTTCTAAACGTGATAAGAATACTAACGTTCGTAGATATGCGCAACGTCGTAAGCTGTCTAGTTTGTCAAGGTCAAGAATGTGATATAAATAGGCACATTATTTCGGAATGCCCTGTTTTCGCTGAAATTAGAAAGTCATTTCTTCTAACAGTCCTCCAAAATTTTGGACCGTCAGTCTATCAGCACATTCGCTGTGGAAGCTCAGAGCATTTTTTGCGCTGTTTAATAGATCCCGATATTCTGAATTTTCTAGGGTCTGATGCTAGCAAGTCCCGGTGCTATATAGACATGGCGTATAACTTCATTTGCACTGTACAGAGGgcatacaaattattttgttaattcaaaataagaagtAAATTTGCCCTAAGAATGTACTGAAGACatattcatgttgtttttttttttttttttttttttttttttttttttttttttttttttttttctccatttagaTATCTTGTATTTCGTTTCGGCAAGATACCTTAATACAAGGGGGCGAAAAAACGACCATTTTAAGTATACGAAGTGATCGTTCTATATAGCTTATTTAAACGCGAGTTTCAAATTCCATTGAATTGTAAAAAGTCGTAACAACTTGCTTTATTAGTAGTCTAAGTGATATTTGCTCTATCTATTTGgtgatttatgaaaagaaatacacttaaaattatatctttttgatATATGTGTTAAATGTATGCCATTGAATCccaatatatgtatatgattttgCTGTGTTAATATCGAAACATACTATAATAATGAACTCTATTCacacatgtttgataattatgtatTCCTTGTTTATACtaaatttgtttcatgttttctcatgtacatgtaaatagttgttatatatgttataatcactgaaaagtggaaataaagagtatatatatgtattatatttgaaatacgCAATAAAATGTCACCATTCGCATAAAATACTGGTTACGCATATAAACAACAGTTGTATTTTAACAGATCAGATAGCTTAGTCATGGTggaaaattactttttaatgtataatacaggtgtaattatatataaaattaggCTAAGCTCATTCACTCGCACTATTgataatattatttcaataattctcAGGGGCGTACCCATGCAAATGGTCTATACGCTTACATCGcgcatgaaataaaaaaaaaaatgtgtaaggAGGTGGTTGAAGGCGgcttaaatgtttcatttaaggTGTTAGCATCTCTATACGTTTCATTAcaacattgttttaaaatatttagtatttttgtCATCGTCCATCTGTATTTTTGTCAACCGTTCTTAAGGATGGAAGCTTTTCCTAATTGCTGTGTACCATATCTTTCTTTGCATTCATCATGATCTAAATTATTTCCGGCGACATTTGGACTATTGGAACCAGTTATGGTATGTTGATGTAAAAGTTAACATTTATTGCATAAGAAACCTCATTAAAAACGGACATACTGATACCGATCATGCAATGTGGATAAGTGAAAAAGTACTTAATAGATTTTTACTTATCTGAATTTATGCAACGATGTCATATAATTATGATTACAAATGTGCAAGGCTTCAGCTTAATTGAAGTCTATTGTTACACATTTTTCATgtagatttctttatttttacaagaaCCAATCAAAAGTTATTTATAAAGGTAtcgagtgaaaaatatttttaacaatgaaGACAACTCGTGAAAAAGATACAGGTTAATTCTGAAATATGTAGTGAATTTAGTAGAAAATGGCGATAAAGAaactaaaatttcaatatttcacaagcaattaaatatgtttcaaaattacattccGGGTTAGATAGTGAGCGGAGACCTCCAAACATCAATTTCAGGGATAATCAAGTTCCTTGTTAGTAACCTTGGTCTTCTGCGAGTAAGCTTGATAACcttcttatataaaaaaatgtctaCATCTAATAATATCTCAAACAGGGGTACGTACTTACAGAGGAAGTAACAAAAATAGCGGGTCTGCTGTTGCATTTTTCGGCGTAgagctgaataacatggattttggcCTATATTCTATAGTAAGCGGGgtacggaacaggtgcgcgctgaaaagataaaccatttattactaATTCTTTAATAACATTGAATAttagaaggcacatattaaaaaGGGGATATTTAGTCATTTAtcccaaaactaaaatgatttattctaactTTAAAGCCTTTAGTAATTTATCATCtcaagagaaatcgaaagtacacTTCTTTCCCTGTTGCGTACCTCGCTTTCACATGAATGAGTGGTGGATGGTTGTAACTGTAGTTTGGGTCgagatattgtgctagtgggtacttttgggggattctgacccaacacataattatttcagaatcagcacagGACGTCGAATCATTTTGAACTTCTATAACTTAAAGGATACTTACTGATCATTTAAGTTAGCTAATTAGTTGTAATATTTGCAAATGAGCCATGTGTTCATAGATGCATATCCAATTTtgtctgtacatcctgtttaattatgatttttccatgcgtcaaaacattattacctctacgccgtttgtctttttaaagacatttcttgttaatAGAATCAAAGAAGatcacaataaatattttaccaaaatatctGAAGTATCTTAAAGACATATAGCTATACAAATACCGTGAATGattaaaaaatcaaacatcaTACACGAAACTCAGATATATGATTTAGACCGAACCATTCATTCTATCACAGCTCTCTGTCCGGTCAAAAAACATAGATTCGGGAAAATAGTAGGTTCTGTATTTCTCGACTTAAAAAGGCATTTGATCTTGTAGATCACACCATCTTACTacacaaattaaaattttataaattttcacagAACTCAGTTCAATCAtttaaaacatgcataattatcTAACAGGTAGGCCTAATAACGTTTGCTAATTTCAGATCCGAAAAATTGACAGCAAATTCCGTTGTTCCTTAAGCCAGTTAATTTTTGACGTGATCTGACCAAAATGAAAATACAGAATGAACAAATCTGACTAGATTAAAACTGGAATTACAGAAATAAACATATCTAAATCAAATACATTAAGACCAATAGATTTAAACTAAACAAAACCGTTGGCCATTGTCAAAACGAGATCTACttgattttaaagaaagaaaaaagtataGTTGACAATAAAATCGCCTATATTTCAATTGCATTGTCAAGCTGAGAAACAGCTGTTGCAAAAGACTCTTTCTAAACCAAAGTTTGTTTCCATTTTGTGTAACTGCTCGATGGTATACCAGTATTATGGTACttcacagatctttcagtctcagttatgttgaGCATAATAAACGGGCTGCTGGCTAGCTTTTACAGAAAGCTAACCTTGTGATAGAATAGCTTGAAGCTGGCAAAACTGAAGCAGATTAATTTAAACTTAAGAATGAGCTTTTACTACCGACTGTGATCGACAGTATGCATTTTAAATTTACTTCGTAAAGTTTTCATCTCAATAGAGATTAAGATCACGTCAGGAATGACGTCGACGTTATTACTGTAGTCGAAGTTACGGCGTAACGTCATATCCCAGCCGCCGACGGCCCAAGGAAAGGTTAGTCACTATGCACGACACTATCTGGGACATAAAGGAAGCAATACAGCACGAGAAAACAGctaaagaaaacatagaaaattCGACTAAAAAGTGGAAAGAAATCGTATCTGAAATTTCAACAGGAGTAACAAATATCAGTACCTCCAGTCATGAATGGAGAACAAGGTAAATTCACGAcgtgttaatttcatttttttttttcaaatatcttcttaaaGTTTTTGCTATCTCATCCCGCgacatgtttatatataaaaaactttcacaaatattttactgttcTGTTTTTACTTTTACACTCAAATCGGTGACATGGACATTGGCAACATAATTAGCTTATAGTAGGattagtacaaaaatgtaaactCGGTCGCTACTAGGTTTAATGAGctatacaaataaacaaatggATTAACgttcataaaaatattatacaatttgCTTTTCGGGTCAACCAAAAGTTATAACTTATGCTTATATATTGAGTCatccacaaaaatatgttaaacaccGTCTCTTATTAACAGAATTTGCTGTAACATGTTATTCATATTAGCAATGCAATTATAAATGTGATTAAATCGTGAAATGTGAAAGATTGTATAGTAAATCTTTCATTAActattcataaatttatattttcacttaaACACATTGACTA
The sequence above is a segment of the Mercenaria mercenaria strain notata chromosome 3, MADL_Memer_1, whole genome shotgun sequence genome. Coding sequences within it:
- the LOC123525460 gene encoding uncharacterized protein LOC123525460, which gives rise to MTNTDQTFLKQRLTEGTQVNGSHGDQQTVCYQFLDLHGDSIFENQDHQLQSLTVVNQEVERSEVTDVERLQQRIRELEATVFLQNREIQNCGVVKRDYEAVLTSLAKRDTEISALREDRERFNNECQFYKLQAEEKTSKCEKYEERIREMNLHRIEDTRKIRDLEGQVRRYKEKCRDEMAERISPRDLLLFPRQEGNPTDSGIGSEQGDSLPKRRRHFRKSLTSLPKCRNCQTVFDQVRPHEITCTFHRVASQPLKAWKSQLNLLDQQLSSLELNSYRFWPCCEKYGIKEPPGCLRLKSHEIIYPEEE